In one Pseudomonas sp. MM211 genomic region, the following are encoded:
- a CDS encoding MFS transporter: MQQSNDFTPVTRLSLAVIVVLYLAHALPLYFFNVALPAILRSQGVDLRWIGMLALLYIPWAFKFLWAPLVDRYYLHALGRRRTWLWLTQAALVVGLLALAVTGLEHGLLLFVLIGLWISTFAATQDIAIDGYTVESLATEEHRLGSMAQSMGVALGSMLGGAGVLWLYQAAGWQIALLTLAAMAALPMLAVARVEERHSPAAERPSFIHTFRRPEMRWALLLILLYRAVEAPAMAMLTPLLVHQQWSLAQIGVLMSVAGASIGLLAAVLTARALKNQAPEVLLIRAGWWRSGIYLLLAALLASGLAATSTPWLGLVVLATLALRYMAMTSLYALFMRLCSRQQAGTDFTVLVCFELLVFFIGGSLSGFLAKGLGYETYYLLLGGLSVLSMLVCKPLIKKLSSGFAS; the protein is encoded by the coding sequence ATGCAACAGTCCAATGACTTCACGCCGGTAACGCGGCTGAGCCTGGCGGTCATCGTCGTGCTCTACCTGGCTCACGCGTTACCGCTGTATTTCTTCAACGTGGCGCTGCCTGCCATCCTGCGCAGCCAAGGCGTCGATCTGCGCTGGATCGGCATGCTTGCCCTGCTGTACATCCCCTGGGCCTTCAAGTTTCTTTGGGCGCCGCTGGTCGACCGCTACTACCTGCATGCACTCGGCCGGCGCCGCACCTGGCTGTGGCTGACCCAGGCGGCGCTGGTGGTCGGCCTGCTGGCTTTGGCGGTGACCGGGCTGGAACACGGCCTGCTGCTGTTCGTGCTGATCGGCCTGTGGATATCTACCTTCGCCGCGACTCAGGACATCGCCATCGACGGCTATACGGTCGAGTCGCTGGCAACCGAGGAGCACCGCCTGGGCAGCATGGCGCAGAGCATGGGCGTGGCGCTGGGCAGCATGCTCGGCGGTGCCGGCGTGCTCTGGCTGTATCAGGCCGCTGGCTGGCAGATCGCGCTGCTGACACTGGCAGCGATGGCCGCACTGCCCATGCTGGCAGTGGCACGCGTCGAAGAACGTCATTCGCCGGCCGCCGAGCGACCCAGCTTCATCCACACGTTCCGACGCCCGGAAATGCGCTGGGCGCTGTTGCTGATCCTGCTCTACCGGGCGGTCGAAGCGCCGGCCATGGCCATGCTCACGCCGCTGCTGGTGCACCAGCAGTGGTCGCTGGCGCAGATCGGTGTGCTGATGTCGGTGGCCGGTGCCAGCATCGGCCTGTTGGCGGCGGTGCTGACCGCCAGGGCGCTGAAGAACCAGGCGCCCGAGGTGTTGCTGATTCGCGCCGGCTGGTGGCGCAGCGGCATCTACCTGCTGCTCGCCGCGTTGCTGGCCAGCGGCCTGGCTGCCACCTCAACGCCCTGGCTCGGCCTGGTGGTGCTGGCCACTCTGGCACTGCGCTACATGGCGATGACCAGCCTCTATGCACTGTTCATGCGCCTGTGTTCGCGCCAGCAGGCCGGTACCGACTTCACCGTGCTGGTGTGCTTCGAGTTGCTGGTGTTCTTCATCGGCGGCTCGCTGTCCGGGTTCCTGGCCAAGGGGCTGGGTTACGAAACCTATTACCTGCTGCTGGGGGGCCTGTCGGTGCTCAGCATGCTGGTCTGCAAACCGCTCATCAAAAAACTCTCTTCCGGCTTCGCTTCGTAA
- a CDS encoding TonB-dependent receptor, with protein MRHLSASMQVTLLSLAVSAPVFAQSGERRGAGGGQIQELGPMVVTATRSAKSIAEIAGTVYGIEREQIAEQASAGRSTADILGQLVPSLAPSSGTTSNYGMTMRGRTVQVMIDGVPLTGSRDGSRQLNSISPAMIERIEVISGATSIYGAGATGGLINIITRNADDETSDFSSRIGLRTPGRAARDAMAYEASQTAAFHQGAVSGFAGLSYTKQGEIRDADGERVGPEIAQTDRQDTTSFDFNGRLTWHLDDDQQLSGGVRYYDDEQDSDYGPDYGPNLSALLVPNYQPSHEAVDGLQLDDQPRTRHYGANLQYLNRDLFGGQQLTAEVYYRKEKSRWFPFASRAANAALPGGVANVVLQSSTDIDVWGLRTALQKGFTLGGRDLQLTYGLDHEREQDRQDGQFYDFNRFFASNGLNYRDTYRSSMGPDVEVSKTGLFLQGDYQLTERLSLQAGVRRETIRNEVDDSIPYGEAVTAASVAGYQARTLEGGNVRHSETLFNLGAVYALTDAQQLFANFSQGFSLPDTQRMLRDVPANFVIDSSSIDSIKVNNYELGWRIGEAGGVNAGVTAFYNTSDKVVQFNRDFSVSVADTDERVWGAEGNLQVPVTERWILGGTLAYTRGQYKDAAGDWRELNAFRVSPLKATLYSDWRFADGYGVRLQTLTVGGSDRAYDDAQAAAISPTIRATPATKIQGYTVVDLIAHAPWLGGEVGFGVYNLADRDYKTVYGQQAAATYGAISSLPAQGRTFGLSYSVAY; from the coding sequence ATGCGGCATCTTTCGGCATCCATGCAGGTCACGCTTTTGAGTCTGGCGGTCAGTGCCCCGGTGTTCGCGCAGAGTGGCGAGCGCAGGGGAGCCGGCGGCGGTCAGATCCAGGAACTGGGGCCAATGGTGGTGACGGCCACGCGTTCGGCCAAGAGCATTGCCGAGATCGCCGGCACGGTTTATGGCATCGAGCGTGAGCAAATCGCCGAGCAGGCGTCGGCTGGCCGTTCCACTGCCGATATCCTCGGCCAGTTGGTGCCGTCGTTGGCACCGAGCAGCGGCACCACCAGCAACTACGGCATGACCATGCGTGGGCGTACCGTACAGGTGATGATCGACGGTGTACCGCTGACCGGCTCCCGTGACGGTTCGCGCCAGCTCAATAGCATCAGCCCGGCGATGATCGAGCGCATCGAAGTGATCTCCGGTGCCACCAGCATCTACGGCGCGGGCGCCACTGGCGGCCTGATCAACATCATCACCCGCAACGCCGACGACGAAACCAGCGACTTCAGCAGCCGTATCGGCCTGCGCACCCCGGGTCGCGCCGCCCGTGACGCCATGGCCTACGAGGCTTCGCAGACCGCCGCCTTCCACCAGGGCGCGGTTAGCGGCTTCGCCGGCTTGAGCTACACCAAGCAGGGCGAGATCCGCGATGCCGATGGCGAGCGCGTCGGCCCGGAAATCGCTCAGACCGACCGCCAGGACACCACCAGCTTCGACTTCAACGGGCGCCTGACCTGGCACCTCGATGACGACCAGCAACTGAGCGGCGGCGTGCGCTATTACGACGATGAACAGGACAGCGACTACGGCCCGGACTACGGCCCCAATCTATCTGCCTTGCTGGTGCCCAACTATCAGCCCAGCCATGAAGCGGTGGACGGCCTGCAGCTCGACGACCAGCCACGCACCCGCCATTACGGCGCCAACCTGCAGTACCTCAACCGCGACCTGTTTGGCGGCCAGCAACTGACGGCCGAGGTCTACTACCGCAAGGAGAAGTCGCGCTGGTTCCCCTTTGCCAGTCGTGCAGCGAATGCCGCGTTGCCCGGTGGGGTTGCCAACGTGGTGCTGCAATCGAGCACCGATATCGACGTGTGGGGCCTGCGCACCGCGTTGCAGAAGGGCTTCACCTTGGGCGGACGCGACCTGCAATTGACCTACGGCCTCGATCACGAGCGTGAGCAGGACCGTCAGGACGGTCAGTTCTACGACTTCAACCGCTTCTTCGCCAGCAATGGCCTGAATTACCGGGACACCTATCGCTCGTCCATGGGCCCAGATGTCGAGGTGAGCAAGACCGGCCTTTTCCTGCAGGGCGACTACCAACTGACCGAGCGCCTGAGCCTGCAGGCCGGGGTGCGCCGCGAAACCATCCGCAACGAGGTGGACGATTCCATACCCTACGGCGAGGCGGTCACCGCTGCCAGCGTGGCTGGCTACCAGGCTCGTACCCTCGAGGGTGGCAACGTGCGCCACAGCGAAACCCTGTTCAACCTCGGCGCCGTGTATGCGCTGACCGATGCCCAGCAGTTGTTCGCCAACTTCTCCCAGGGCTTCAGCCTGCCCGACACCCAGCGCATGCTGCGTGACGTGCCGGCCAACTTCGTGATCGATAGCAGCAGCATCGACTCGATCAAGGTGAACAACTACGAGCTGGGCTGGCGCATCGGCGAAGCCGGCGGCGTGAATGCCGGGGTGACCGCGTTCTACAACACCTCCGACAAGGTGGTGCAGTTCAACCGCGATTTCAGCGTATCGGTAGCCGACACTGACGAACGCGTGTGGGGCGCCGAGGGCAACCTGCAGGTGCCCGTCACCGAGCGCTGGATCCTGGGCGGCACCCTGGCCTACACCCGTGGCCAGTACAAGGACGCTGCCGGCGACTGGCGTGAACTGAACGCCTTCCGCGTCTCGCCGCTCAAGGCCACCCTCTACAGTGACTGGCGCTTCGCCGACGGCTACGGCGTACGTCTGCAGACGCTTACCGTGGGGGGCAGCGACCGCGCCTACGACGATGCCCAGGCCGCCGCGATCAGCCCGACCATTCGCGCCACGCCGGCGACGAAGATCCAGGGCTACACCGTGGTCGACCTGATCGCCCACGCGCCCTGGCTTGGCGGCGAGGTCGGCTTCGGCGTCTACAACCTGGCCGATCGCGATTACAAGACCGTCTACGGCCAGCAGGCGGCAGCCACTTACGGCGCTATCTCCAGCCTGCCGGCGCAGGGCCGTACCTTCGGCCTCAGCTACTCGGTGGCGTACTGA
- a CDS encoding MFS transporter translates to MSVTTYPQPATHVDLGVLRKVIAASAIGNFVEWFDFAVYGFLAVTIAALFFPQGDPALALLQTFAVFAVSFALRPLGGIVFGILGDRIGRKRVLSITVLLMAGATTLIGLLPTYASIGLVAPLLLALARCLQGFSAGGEYAGACAFVMEHAPTEQKARYGSFVPVSTFAAFACAAGLVFGLGLWLDETQMQAWGWRVPFLIAAPLGLVGLYMRLRLDESPAFQALAAQAHPEHSPLRETLREHGATVLCLSAFISATALSFYMFTTYLTTYMQVVGGAARPTALLASLMALLFAALLCPFVGRYSDRVGRRRTILTAGVALIVAVYPAFTLAASGTLLASAIGAMLLAVGAVICGVVTAVLLSEQFPTRVRYTASAFTYNLAYTIFGGTAPLVATWLIEVTGNRMSPAFYLIAIALLALAGGLSLPESSKRSLDYQP, encoded by the coding sequence ATGAGCGTGACCACTTATCCACAACCGGCGACGCACGTCGATCTTGGCGTTCTGCGCAAAGTGATCGCCGCCTCGGCCATCGGCAACTTCGTCGAGTGGTTCGACTTCGCGGTATACGGTTTCCTGGCCGTGACCATCGCCGCGCTGTTCTTTCCACAGGGCGACCCGGCCCTGGCGCTGCTACAGACCTTCGCGGTGTTCGCCGTGTCCTTCGCGCTGCGCCCGCTGGGCGGCATCGTGTTCGGCATTCTGGGTGACCGCATCGGCCGCAAGCGCGTGCTGTCGATCACCGTGCTGCTGATGGCCGGTGCCACCACCCTGATCGGCCTGCTGCCCACCTATGCCAGCATCGGCCTGGTCGCGCCGCTGCTGCTGGCCCTGGCGCGCTGCCTGCAGGGCTTCTCTGCGGGCGGCGAATACGCGGGCGCCTGTGCCTTCGTCATGGAGCACGCGCCGACCGAACAGAAGGCCCGTTATGGCAGCTTCGTACCCGTCTCCACCTTCGCGGCCTTCGCCTGTGCGGCGGGCCTGGTGTTCGGCCTGGGCCTGTGGCTGGACGAAACGCAGATGCAGGCCTGGGGCTGGCGTGTGCCCTTTCTGATCGCCGCACCACTGGGCCTGGTCGGTTTGTACATGCGCCTGCGTCTGGACGAATCGCCCGCCTTCCAGGCCCTCGCCGCGCAAGCGCACCCGGAGCACTCGCCACTGCGCGAAACCTTGCGTGAGCACGGCGCCACCGTGCTGTGCCTGTCGGCGTTCATCTCCGCCACGGCGCTGTCGTTCTACATGTTCACCACCTACCTGACCACTTACATGCAGGTGGTCGGCGGCGCAGCGCGGCCAACGGCTCTGCTCGCCAGCCTGATGGCGCTGCTATTCGCCGCGCTGCTGTGTCCCTTCGTGGGTCGCTATTCGGATCGCGTCGGCCGTCGCCGCACCATCCTCACCGCCGGGGTGGCGTTGATCGTCGCGGTCTATCCGGCCTTCACCCTGGCCGCATCCGGCACCCTGCTGGCTTCGGCCATCGGCGCCATGCTGCTGGCCGTCGGCGCGGTGATCTGCGGCGTGGTGACCGCCGTATTGCTCTCCGAGCAGTTCCCCACCCGCGTGCGCTACACCGCGTCGGCGTTCACCTACAACCTGGCCTACACGATATTCGGCGGTACGGCACCGTTGGTCGCTACCTGGCTGATCGAGGTGACCGGCAACCGCATGTCGCCGGCTTTCTACCTGATCGCCATCGCCCTGCTGGCTCTGGCAGGCGGCCTATCGCTACCGGAGTCGTCGAAGCGCTCGCTGGACTACCAGCCCTGA
- a CDS encoding aldehyde dehydrogenase (NADP(+)) has translation MPATIGHNIIGGAYSAAGSVVHKSHDATTGEALSYDFIQATPEEVDAAAKAAATAYPAYRSLSAAKRADFLDAIADELDALGDDFVATVTRETALPTARIQGERGRTSGQMRLFAKVLRRGDFFGARIDRALPDRQPLPRPDLRQYRIGLGPVAVFGASNFPLAFSTAGGDTASALAAGCPVVFKAHSGHMATAAFVGEAILRAAEKTGAPKGVFNMIYGSGVGETLVKHPAILAVGFTGSLKGGRALCDMAAARPQPIPVFAEMSSINPVILLPEAIKARGEKIAGELAGSVVMGCGQFCTNPGLVIGVRSPEFSAFLESFTAKMAEQQPQTMLNAGTLKSYVKGLEALNAHSGITHLTGAKQEGNQARPQLFKADVSLLLNGDELLQEEVFGPTTIVVEVADKTELLAAINGLHGQLTATLLTEPGDLAGSEELFALLEQKVGRVLFNGYPTGVEVCDSMVHGGPYPATSDARGTSVGTLAIDRFLRPVCYQNCPDALLPDALKNANPLGIARLVDGASSRDAL, from the coding sequence ATGCCCGCTACCATCGGCCACAACATCATCGGCGGCGCGTACAGCGCAGCCGGCTCCGTAGTTCACAAGAGTCACGACGCCACCACTGGCGAAGCCCTTTCCTACGACTTCATCCAGGCTACTCCTGAAGAAGTCGATGCTGCTGCCAAAGCCGCCGCTACCGCCTACCCCGCTTACCGCAGCCTGTCTGCCGCCAAGCGCGCCGACTTCCTCGACGCCATCGCTGACGAGCTGGACGCCCTGGGTGACGACTTCGTCGCCACCGTTACCCGTGAAACCGCACTGCCTACCGCCCGTATCCAGGGCGAGCGTGGCCGTACCAGCGGCCAGATGCGCCTGTTCGCCAAAGTGCTGCGTCGCGGCGACTTCTTTGGCGCGCGCATCGACCGTGCTCTGCCAGATCGCCAGCCGCTGCCACGCCCGGATCTGCGTCAGTACCGTATCGGCCTCGGCCCGGTTGCCGTGTTCGGCGCCAGCAACTTCCCGCTGGCCTTCTCCACCGCTGGCGGTGACACCGCTTCCGCGCTGGCCGCTGGTTGCCCTGTCGTGTTCAAGGCCCACAGCGGCCACATGGCGACTGCTGCATTCGTCGGCGAAGCCATCCTGCGCGCAGCCGAGAAAACCGGCGCGCCGAAGGGTGTGTTCAACATGATCTACGGCAGTGGCGTGGGCGAGACCCTGGTCAAGCACCCGGCCATCCTGGCTGTCGGCTTCACCGGTTCGCTGAAAGGCGGTCGCGCTCTGTGCGACATGGCTGCAGCACGCCCGCAACCAATCCCGGTGTTCGCCGAGATGAGCAGCATCAACCCGGTTATCCTGCTGCCGGAAGCCATCAAGGCCCGTGGCGAGAAGATCGCTGGCGAGCTGGCAGGTTCGGTGGTCATGGGCTGCGGTCAGTTCTGCACCAACCCAGGCCTGGTGATCGGTGTTCGTTCGCCTGAGTTCAGCGCCTTCCTGGAAAGCTTCACCGCCAAGATGGCCGAGCAGCAGCCGCAAACCATGCTCAACGCCGGCACCCTGAAGAGCTACGTGAAAGGCCTGGAAGCGCTCAACGCGCACTCCGGCATCACGCACCTGACCGGCGCCAAGCAGGAAGGTAACCAGGCTCGTCCGCAACTGTTCAAAGCCGACGTCAGCCTGCTGCTGAACGGCGACGAACTGCTGCAGGAAGAAGTCTTCGGCCCGACCACCATCGTCGTCGAAGTGGCTGACAAGACCGAGCTGCTGGCGGCCATCAATGGTCTGCACGGTCAGCTGACCGCTACCCTGCTCACCGAGCCAGGTGATCTGGCTGGTAGCGAAGAGCTGTTCGCGCTGCTCGAGCAGAAAGTCGGTCGCGTGCTGTTCAACGGTTACCCGACTGGCGTGGAAGTCTGTGATTCCATGGTTCACGGCGGCCCGTACCCGGCGACTTCCGACGCTCGCGGTACGTCGGTCGGCACCCTGGCCATCGATCGCTTCCTGCGCCCGGTCTGCTATCAGAACTGCCCGGACGCGCTGCTGCCCGACGCACTGAAGAACGCCAACCCGCTGGGCATAGCCCGTCTGGTGGATGGCGCCAGCAGCCGCGACGCGCTGTAA
- a CDS encoding TRAP transporter large permease: protein MMEYIPVLMFALLFLFIFLGIPVSFSLISVSFLFGMFLFGDNILQQMYGSLLQASTNFALSAIPLFVLMGAILERTGLAQRLFNALQLWLGGFSGGLAISSMLMCGIFAASSGVVGAVEIVVGMMAIPAMSKYKYDRALISGTICGGGSLGAIIPPSVIVVVYASMAQLSIGQLFAATLFPGLLMLGLFLLYIIIVCWLKPSLAPAVPEMKATPLGEKLKITISALIPPLLLIAAVLGSMLAGIASPTESAAVGAFGAAMLAIWFRELTLSRLIEALISTIKITSMIMLIVAGGIMFTAIFAASGGGWLIGDFMEEMNFSPYVLILILMLMVFFAGMVLDWISLVLIFVPIFTPLVKAAGIDPVWFAVMFMVVVQTCYLTPPLAPSVFYLKSIAPPGYGYGVMYRGVLPFIAIQLLLFLLILAMPGIATWLPKQLF from the coding sequence ATGATGGAATACATACCTGTACTGATGTTCGCCCTGCTGTTCCTGTTCATCTTCCTCGGCATTCCGGTGTCCTTCTCGCTGATCAGCGTGTCGTTCCTGTTCGGCATGTTCCTGTTCGGCGACAACATCCTTCAGCAAATGTACGGCTCGCTGCTGCAGGCATCGACCAACTTCGCCCTGTCGGCGATCCCACTGTTCGTGCTGATGGGCGCGATCCTCGAACGTACCGGCCTGGCACAGCGCCTGTTCAATGCGCTGCAGCTATGGCTCGGCGGCTTCTCCGGCGGCCTGGCGATTTCCTCGATGCTGATGTGCGGCATCTTCGCTGCCAGCTCCGGCGTGGTCGGCGCGGTGGAGATCGTGGTGGGCATGATGGCTATTCCGGCCATGTCCAAATACAAGTACGACCGCGCGCTGATCTCCGGCACCATCTGCGGCGGCGGCTCGCTGGGGGCGATCATCCCGCCGTCGGTGATCGTCGTCGTGTATGCCTCGATGGCGCAGCTATCGATCGGCCAATTGTTCGCCGCCACGCTGTTCCCAGGGCTGTTGATGCTGGGCCTGTTCCTGCTCTACATCATCATCGTCTGCTGGCTGAAGCCCTCACTGGCGCCGGCGGTGCCTGAGATGAAGGCCACGCCACTGGGCGAGAAGCTGAAGATCACCATCAGCGCGCTGATCCCGCCGCTGTTGCTGATCGCTGCCGTGCTCGGTTCGATGCTCGCCGGTATCGCCTCGCCCACCGAGTCGGCCGCCGTGGGTGCCTTTGGTGCTGCCATGCTGGCCATCTGGTTCCGCGAGCTGACCCTCTCGCGGCTGATCGAGGCGCTGATCAGTACCATCAAGATCACCTCAATGATCATGCTGATCGTCGCCGGCGGAATCATGTTCACCGCCATCTTCGCCGCCAGCGGCGGTGGCTGGTTGATCGGCGACTTCATGGAGGAGATGAATTTCAGTCCCTACGTCCTGATCCTCATCCTGATGCTGATGGTGTTCTTCGCCGGTATGGTGCTGGACTGGATTTCTCTGGTGCTGATCTTCGTGCCGATCTTTACACCGCTGGTGAAGGCCGCCGGTATCGACCCGGTGTGGTTCGCGGTGATGTTCATGGTGGTGGTGCAGACCTGCTACCTGACACCGCCTCTGGCGCCTTCGGTGTTCTACCTCAAGTCCATCGCCCCGCCGGGTTACGGTTATGGCGTTATGTACCGCGGCGTGCTGCCCTTCATCGCCATCCAGCTGCTGCTGTTTTTACTGATCCTGGCCATGCCCGGTATCGCCACCTGGCTGCCGAAGCAGCTGTTCTGA
- a CDS encoding TRAP transporter small permease subunit has translation MNTKWYNWPAQILLAVASSMALIMVLVMIYEVFARYALNSPTLWAFDISYMLNGCIFLLGCAYALKEETHVRVDFLSSRLKPAAQRWLNAAFYLLVLVPTIGGLTFVASRRAWHAFVSGEVEHVSPWAPVMWPFYLALAVGLAGLTYQLIVDAVLFIGNRKQPGTKEH, from the coding sequence ATGAACACCAAATGGTACAACTGGCCGGCGCAGATTCTGCTCGCCGTGGCCTCGAGCATGGCGTTGATCATGGTGCTGGTGATGATCTACGAGGTCTTCGCCCGCTATGCCCTCAATAGCCCGACGCTCTGGGCCTTCGATATTTCCTACATGCTCAATGGCTGCATCTTTCTGCTCGGCTGCGCCTACGCGCTGAAGGAAGAAACCCATGTCCGTGTCGACTTCCTTTCCTCGCGGCTCAAGCCCGCCGCCCAGCGCTGGCTCAATGCGGCCTTCTACCTGCTGGTGCTGGTACCCACCATCGGTGGCCTGACCTTCGTCGCCAGCCGGCGCGCCTGGCACGCCTTCGTCTCTGGCGAGGTCGAGCACGTCAGCCCCTGGGCGCCCGTCATGTGGCCGTTCTACCTGGCATTGGCGGTTGGCCTCGCCGGCCTGACCTATCAGCTCATCGTCGATGCCGTGCTGTTCATCGGCAATCGCAAGCAGCCCGGCACCAAGGAACACTGA